The following nucleotide sequence is from Candidatus Zixiibacteriota bacterium.
ATCTGTGCGGCGATCCCCCCCGCATCGCGTTCGACTATCGGGTACCGGCGCACGTCGAAGTGACCGCTGAATCGCTCCAGCAACGGGTCCCGCCGCGACGCTTCGGACAGATGCACGGCACGGTGAATCGGCATCACGGTCATGCCCGGCGCTTCGGCATTGAAGAACGCCATCATCGTGAATGCCCAACGTTCGTCCCTGGCCTGCTGCCAGGTGTCGAACGCTGCGGCGGTGCGATGATGCCCGTCGGCAATTACACAGTCGAATGCCGACATGGTTTTGATAATCCCGTCGATCCGTTTCGGGTCGGAACATCCGTAGAGACGGTGCAACGATCCGTCGGGCTGTTCGGCGATCAGCAGCGGCGCGGTCGCCTCACAGTCTCGCAGAAAACGGTCAATGCCCTGCGAGGGGTCCGAGTAGACCATGAACACCAACCCGAAGTCGGCTGCGGTTGCACGGCGCAGGCGCGCGCGATCATCGCGGATGTGGCGGTGTGTTTCTTCGTGCGGACGGATCGCCGTGTCGCGCAAATCGCCCAGTGCGATAAACCCGTGCCGAGTCAGGCGCTCTCCCGCCACCGAATACGCCTGCGAATACGGGTACACGCCCGGTGCGGCATCACACGTGAGCGCCCGTTGTGCGACCCATGTCTCCAGAATCCTTCTGGCCTCTTCATAACGCGCGCCGGTCTCGTCCGGGGAGATCTTCGGCGCTTTGACGATTCGGGCGATGTTGTACGGGCTCTGGGCTTCGAGCCGGGCCACCGTCCCCGACGTGAATTGATCGTACGGCGGACTTAAACACATTGACGGGTCGCCGACGACCTTGGAATTAAAACGCCAGGCGGCGAAGGGCTGAATGCGAATGGGGACAACTCCTGACTGTCACCGGCCCGATGACCGGCGCGTAGGGTAATAGTAACCTACAAAACGATCTCCAAGTGAGGTTCATCTGTAGCAAAGACCTCTCCGCAGATCGCGGCATCCTCGATTCCCATATCGATCAGGCGGTTCAGGAGCAATTGTGCCTGCCGCTCATCGATTGTAATCAGCAAACCACCGGAGGTTTGGGGATCGAACAGAATGCTTCGCTGAATCGGATCGAGCGACTCGGTAATTCTGATCTTCCCATCCAACGCTTGCGCATTCGACGCGGTGACCCCGGTTGAGGCGCCTGCGGCGATGAGTTGCTCCGAGATCGTCCAGCGGGGAATATCCGCAAATCGGAAGCGAACGCCGACACTCGATGCCTGGGCCACCTCAAATGAATGTCCCGCCAACCCGAACCCGGTGATGTCGGTGACTCCGTGTGTACCGTCGAATCCCAGCATCGCCTCACAGGCGCTCTTGTTCAATTCCGCCATCTTTTTCAGAACTGGGTGTGCGACGGCCCAATCGATCTGCTCCGCCCGCAGGCCGTTGACGATGACGCCGGTTCCGATCCGCTTGGTGAGGATGACCACGTCACCCGGTTTGGCGCCGGCGTTTGTCTTCAAATCGGCATCCCGCACGATGCCCGTCACCGACAAGCCATACTTCAGTTCATTGTCTTTGACTGTGTGGCCGCCGATCAGGACCGCTCCGGCAAGGGTCGTCACTTCCAATCCGCCGCGCATGATCTCGGTGAGCAACTCGCCGGCGATGCCGCGCGTCGGAAAACAACAAAGATTGAGAACCGCCTTGGGAGTGCCTCCCATGGCGTACACGTCGGAGAGCGAGTTGGCCGCGGCGATCTGGCCGTACAAGAATGGATCGTCGCACGGCGGCGTGATAAAATCCGCCGTCAACACCAGCGACAGATCAGGGCCGATGCGATACACGCCCGCGTCGTCGGATGTCCCCAATCCGACGATTACCTCGGGCGGCGATGGGACGTCCAACTCGTCTACGATGCGATGCAGGTCCACCGGACCGATTTTACCGGCTCAACCACCGGAGCGGGCAAACTGTGTAAGCTGTCCCGGCGTCGATATGCGGCATTCCGACACTGTCACTCACCTCCTCTCCGTCTCGCGGCCGGCGCCATGGATCGACGTCGACCGGTTTTGCAAGATACGCGATCAAGTCGGTCCGAATGAGCCCCAAGTCAGGGGTCTTTTGTCTCACGCATAAGATAACGTCCCGCGCCCTGACCGGGCGCGGGACGCCACGCTGTAGGTTTCTGCCTGTTGATGATGCTCTTGTCGGACTTCCGGCACCTCCTGACCGGTGTCGATGGCGGCCACCGGTCGCTGCCGCCTTGATTTTTGTGCGGGACTTGCACGCGCCCACATGCCGTGATTCGCATGCGCACCGCACAGTTTCTATGGGAGATGATTCTGGAGAACGCAGGCCGACGTCCGGGCGCGGTCAATGTCCCGGCACTATGGTCAGGCCCGCCCGGTACAGATACACTTGTTACGGGAACCGAAGCCGACCAGTGAGATGTCGGCGATGAGGATGTGGTATGCGATCCGCTTCATTCGATCACAACTTTCAACTCTGTAAAGTATACGCAATTGGTCCGATCTTTGGGGGATGAATCTTTGACGCCGCGATGCCCCCTTTGCCACAGCGCGCTCGTCGCAACAGGAAGGGCGGGGGTCCCCCGCCGAGCCGGAAGAGAAGCTTGGGCGGATTGGCACCGCCGTCCCGGATTTGGTA
It contains:
- a CDS encoding DUF1015 domain-containing protein, with protein sequence MRIQPFAAWRFNSKVVGDPSMCLSPPYDQFTSGTVARLEAQSPYNIARIVKAPKISPDETGARYEEARRILETWVAQRALTCDAAPGVYPYSQAYSVAGERLTRHGFIALGDLRDTAIRPHEETHRHIRDDRARLRRATAADFGLVFMVYSDPSQGIDRFLRDCEATAPLLIAEQPDGSLHRLYGCSDPKRIDGIIKTMSAFDCVIADGHHRTAAAFDTWQQARDERWAFTMMAFFNAEAPGMTVMPIHRAVHLSEASRRDPLLERFSGHFDVRRYPIVERDAGGIAAQMQGLVRERGKSGRGAIAMVVRDDSAIILLETPADTANWRWPKETSTTGRTLPTAIFETGVLRGVLQFEEHLIEAGERVEFLKDASAVVESVRSGHNQLGFVLSPTPLDAIFEMARLRENMPQKSTFFFPKLLTGLTVHRIGTTAGD
- the selD gene encoding selenide, water dikinase SelD; the encoded protein is MGPVDLHRIVDELDVPSPPEVIVGLGTSDDAGVYRIGPDLSLVLTADFITPPCDDPFLYGQIAAANSLSDVYAMGGTPKAVLNLCCFPTRGIAGELLTEIMRGGLEVTTLAGAVLIGGHTVKDNELKYGLSVTGIVRDADLKTNAGAKPGDVVILTKRIGTGVIVNGLRAEQIDWAVAHPVLKKMAELNKSACEAMLGFDGTHGVTDITGFGLAGHSFEVAQASSVGVRFRFADIPRWTISEQLIAAGASTGVTASNAQALDGKIRITESLDPIQRSILFDPQTSGGLLITIDERQAQLLLNRLIDMGIEDAAICGEVFATDEPHLEIVL